Sequence from the Verrucomicrobiota bacterium genome:
ATTTGCTCGGATGCCGTGGGCTTGGGCTGCGTTTTTTTACTCATGCCCACGAGCTTAAAAAGTCTTGCAGCGGATGTCCCGACAAATCTACTTAGCATTTATCCATCAATAGCTTCTAACTGAGGATGCATGTCCGCTGGCAAATGTTACGATTAAAAATAATCCTTCCCGTCGAGTTCTTCAGTCCAAAAAGCCTTCACCCGAAAAACATGGCGAACAAGAAATTTTTCGCATGCTGCAATCATCTCGTGCCGCCAGCATGATGGCAAGTGGTGAAGTGGGAGGCTGCAGACGCGCTGCCCCCGCCGTCTTTGGGTCAAAGAATTATTGCGCGAAACAGGGAAAGGCGCATAAAATTTCCGCACATGATTCCGATGGTTGCCAGCAGCCCGGCCAAGGGCGAGGTATCGTCCAATCGCGAGGCCTATCAGCGCGCCTACCGCTGGATGTTGCTAGGACGGATTCTGGATGAAAAATTTGCCAGCCTTTACCGCGCCGGCAAAATCCACGGCGGCGTCTTTATTGGACGCGGACAGGAAGCTCTCAGCGTCGCCGTCGGCCAATCGTTGCGAAAAGGGGATATTTTTGCGCCGCTCATTCGGGATCAAGCGGGGCGGCTGGCCTTTGGCGAATCTGCGGTGGACGCGGCGCGCACTTACCTCGGCTCGGTGCTGGGGCCGATGCGCGGACGCGACGGCAATGTTCACCGCGGCCGGCCCAAGGAAGGCTATCTGCCCATGATCAGTCATCTGGGCGCCATGATACCGGTGGTCAACGGGATGTTGCTGGCGCGCCGCTTCAAAGGTGTCACGGGCGTCGTCGGCGCGACCTGCCTCGGCGAAGGCGGCACCTCCACCGGTGCCTTTCATGAAGGACTCAACCAGGCGGCGGTTGAAAAACTGCCGCTCGTGCTGATCGTCGCCAACAACCAATATGCTTATTCCACTCCCAGTGCGCGGCAATTTGCCTGTCGCTCGCTCGTGGATCGGGCGGCGGGTTACGGAGTCGAAGGTCACTCTCTGGACGGAACGGACTTGACAGCGTGCCTCGAAACCGTAGGTGAAGCGGTGGCCAACGCCCGCGCCGGACGCGGGCCGCAACTGGTGGTCGCCCGCCTGCTGCGCCTTTGCGGCCACGGCGAACATGATGATGCAGGCTACGTGGATCTCAAATTGAAGCAGTCAACGATGGGCCGCGATTGTTTGAAAGTTGCGGAAGAATACTTGTTGCAACAAAACTGGGTGGAGCGGGAAACCCTGGTCGTCTGGCGCAATGAAGCCACCCAGAAAGTCGAGGAAGCGGTCGCCAAAGCGCAGCGCGAACCCACGCCCGACCCGTACAAGGAAAACTGGTGCGCGCTGGCCTCAAGACATCTGGTGGAAGGCCACGGAGCAGACACGCCTGAACCGGAAGACACTTGAGAGTCACCCCTTTGATGAGCATCACCTATCTGGAAGCAATTCGACTCGCGCAGCAACGCGCGCTGGCCGACGACCCGCGCGTCTTCATCTACGGCCAGGATGTCGGCGCGTTTGGCGGCGCGTTCAAGGCGACAAAAAATCTGGCGCAGGAATTTCCGGGTCGCGTGATTGATGCTCCCATCAGCGAAGATGCGATTGT
This genomic interval carries:
- a CDS encoding thiamine pyrophosphate-dependent dehydrogenase E1 component subunit alpha yields the protein MLLGRILDEKFASLYRAGKIHGGVFIGRGQEALSVAVGQSLRKGDIFAPLIRDQAGRLAFGESAVDAARTYLGSVLGPMRGRDGNVHRGRPKEGYLPMISHLGAMIPVVNGMLLARRFKGVTGVVGATCLGEGGTSTGAFHEGLNQAAVEKLPLVLIVANNQYAYSTPSARQFACRSLVDRAAGYGVEGHSLDGTDLTACLETVGEAVANARAGRGPQLVVARLLRLCGHGEHDDAGYVDLKLKQSTMGRDCLKVAEEYLLQQNWVERETLVVWRNEATQKVEEAVAKAQREPTPDPYKENWCALASRHLVEGHGADTPEPEDT